In Rhodamnia argentea isolate NSW1041297 chromosome 1, ASM2092103v1, whole genome shotgun sequence, the genomic window GCACCTTATCTTCTGCCATGGCAAAAAACCAGGCAATACCTTTCCTTCCATTTGCTCCAAAGCTTTTGCAGCCTCCAAATGTAATCTGCCATCGAAGGTGATCAAAGCCCTCATAAAGGTATCTTTAGGATCAGGTGGAAGGACTTGAACACTGAAATGACTTGCTCGAGGGTTATTTTTGGGCATGAAAGGAGTGATCTCTCTCAGGAGGGCCTCTTCACAGGCGTTGATTGGAGGATTCTCCGCAAACTTTCCTCTAAGCAGGAAAAAATCAAGGATTCTCCTGTTAGTGGCTCTCCTCAACTCAAACAAAATTTCGGCTTCAGAGAGCTCTTTTGCAAGTCCTCTAATCATTACACTGCCCTTGCAATTTTGGTTAACATCACAATGAGTATATTGGCCCCCTATAGCTAAGTTAGAGAACTGAAAAACCAAGGTAGGCACATCACGGAAATCACATTTGACAATTCCAACACCTCTACTCTCCCTCCGTGGCCAGTAGACTTTTGCTTTGACAGCAGGAAACGAGTAAAACTTATTATCACTTCCCAAAAATGACCGCGAGGGATGCAACTTCAGCATGGCATCACCAAATTCAACTTCCTTCATCTGAGCAGCTCGTTTGGCAGCCTCAGGGGTAGCAAAAGTTATCCTGCCCCATCTGTCCTTGTCGTCACCGTCTGGCAAGCTGCCTGTAAATTTGTGGACACCACAAATGCTACCCTGTGCGTGTTTTTCAAGGAAAACCCGAAGCTCCTTATCATCGATGGAATCAACATTTGGATGACATACGTCAACGGTCAAAAAGTTTTTATCCAGCTCCAAATGTCTAATCTCAGCACCAGCTCCAAACAGTGCCATGGGGGCTGAAATGCCTGGGCCATGATATAGGCACTTTTCAACGCATTCATTGAGCAACCATTTCTTTTCACACTCCAGTGAGTTGCTGACAAGAGTGAAAACTTTTTTCATATCCTGCGAAGAAGCAAAGACTGAAACCTCATTTTGATCCGCATTGACTTGAACAGTGACCCGTTCATCCATACACACTTCCCGAACATGTGATATAAGGAATTGAAGGCTACAGTTGGACTTACCACAAAACCTCCTCAAGAGTATACTGCCATAACCTGTAATTACCCTCGATTGCAACTTTCGAGTCTCGATCTTATCAAAATCGAACAAGGGAGGAGGGCAAAGTGTAGATAGAAAGTCAAAATCAAAAGCTGTCACACAAACCAGATATGGAATGGACAACGATATGATTTCACCAAAAACAACCCATCTTGGCTTCTGCCCAAACGATAATAACGAACATGAAGGGTGTAATTGTATATGCTGACCAGTCAAAGCCACTTCATAACCAAGTTTATCGCATCCAGAGTACATGGCAACATTTTCAGCAAGACAAGACagcataattttctttaaaaggcAATCAAGCTTATTAGGCTTGTAAGGATCCCAATGCCAGAGAGATGGGACTGTAATGTTGAGTTCCCTTCTAAGGCAGTCTTCAAATTCCTTAACTGTCTCTTGGCATCTTCTCATCGATTTGGCATTGATGCTGTTCTCCCAACACCACGGATTCCGCTTTTCTCGAGGCACAGACTCCCACTCTTTGTAAACAGACAGAAGAGTGAACAGATCACCGTCGCGATGGCAAAACTGCAACTTCAAGCAATCAGATTTAAGCTTGTCCGTATCACTACCAACTCTGCAAAATATGCTACTTGCATTTGCCATCACAGCAGCAAGAACAACACCTTCTCTGCCCAAGTCATGACGAAAGCAACTGTAGATCAATTTACCTAGCCGGGGTTCAGCTCCAACCTTAACCAAATACCTGCCCACATCTGTCAACTCATACGTATGATCAATCACAGTAACGGCCCCCAACTGAAGAAGATTTCTGATGGCCATGTCAATAGCTTTGTCAGAGGGagtatcaacaaaatcaaattccTGCAAATCATAAATTCCCAAAGCGAGGATCCTCAGAACAGCAATCCCCAGATGAACCCTAAGAATTTCAGGTTCCTGGCTGAGGGGCATCGAGACAAAGTCAGACTCAGCATAGAGCCTATAACACCGTCCAGGTTCCGTTCTCCCCGCTCGACCAGCTCTTTGACTGGCAGAACTTTGGCTAATCCTGCAAACTTTGAGAACATTCATCCCGGTGCCTGGTTCGAACTTACTTTCTTTCACCCAACCGGAATCAATCACGTACTTAACTCCTGGAATGGTAAGTGATGTCTCAGCAAGATTTGTGGAAAAGATCACCTTTCTTTTCCCTGGGTAGTCCTGGAAAACTCGAAACTGCTCTTCACAAGTGAGCTTCCCATGTAAGGGCAGCACAACTGCAGATGAAgcttcaaaattttcacaagcCCACTCTACTTccatttgagaagttaaaaaggCGAGAATGGTTCCTTCTTGCTCTCTTCCGTGAATCTCACTAGCCATCCTCAGAACATCAGCAACATATGATGCGACAACCCCGGTAGAATTATCCATGGCAGATGAAGGTGGCACATATCTAATATCTACTGGAAAATTTCTACCCAAAACACGAAATATTGCACAACCATAGAAGTATTCTGAGAGCTGGTCTGCATCAGCAGTTGCAGACATTATGATAAGCCTCACATTAGGCCTCCGGCAAAGTAATCCTTTAATTACTGCCAAAAGGAGATCTGTGCTCAAGCTTCTTTCATGTGCCTCATCAATAATGATGCAGGAAATCCCAGATAAACTCTCATCACACATGTAGTGTTGCAACAAACAGTGATCAGTCATGTATATTACCTTTGATTTCAACaattgagaagaggaaaatgtcaGATCACAAACAACCGGATTGCCTGCATAACAACCAACACTTTCATCTCTGACCCGCTCTGCTAGGGAGATTGCAGCAATCTTGCGAGGTTGAGTACATACTATGGAACCACATCCACCCACTCCTGAATCAGCGAGAAATTGAATCAACTGGGTACTTTTCCCAGAACCAGTTTCTCCCATCAATACCATTACCTGTAGCAATATTTGATAAGAGAACCAAGAATCGGCATTTAGATGCATCATCATAGTGAATGCCATAAACTACCAATGTGAAAATGCAAAGAGTGATCATAATAGATTAAGTTTGTAGTAAATCCTCAAAGTAGTATGTAGTAAAAAGAAGACGGAATCGCCTCAGGTAGTCTGTTTAGGCAATTCTAATCTTTTTAATCATATGAATTGGTTTCTCACTCTGATGCATGACAAATAATGGGTAGTTACGGAATCGATGGGTACTATACCAGTGAACTGAAAGATATAGAAGGTAACCGATATATATAACATTCGGAAATAAACCAGAGATTAACTTGACAAAACAAATGCTCCAATTTGTCCGTTCATTCATCTTAATTATTGTTAATTTTTGCTTTGTAAGATTAAGGCCCAATGGTCTCACAGGAGACTATTTCCCCTCCCACCTGAGGGCAACGTTCAATATTTCACCTCTCCAATCAAGACATTATCGTTGACGTAACAGCCTCTTGGCTGTTAACACAATTTGTGAATTAAAGACACAAGATCAGGCGAAAAAACGGAAAGCATCATAAATgcttcattgactaattatctcATAAACGCAACTGGCAAATGTGAGATTAGTGGCAACATGACAGCATGTATTTTCTTCTTACCTTTTTTATAGTATATATCAAGGACAATCCTTTGCCTCAAGAGCTCATCTCAATTTGAGAAGCCAACCAAATTCCAAGTATCTAAGATTGCAGCCACtatcaaagtgaaaagaaagaaactaccACTCAAATCAACTTTTATGTtggagaaaataaattggagCAGGAAATGCAATCCATAGTGAGTTTGTTTACACAGAAGAAAGACTCAGTCTATAAGATATTGCCAGTGTCGAAGCATTCTTAATGCACCTTGAATACAGTTTTAGAGAGCATTTAGAGtaaagctctcttgatctttaACATCCAACTCTAGATTTGGGGGGAAAAGCTCTCCATGAGATTGGTATTTTAAGGTTCATAGGCAACTCAGAGATCGGCATTTACACTTTCTTGAGATCTAAGTTGGTTGATATGCAACTCCAAAGATTTAGTACCATGACAGGCACAAGAAGTATCTGAAAACTTAAGGTGAAAAGACTAAAACAGGAAGGAGCACAAAAAGAGGAACTAGAAAAGAGGAGGGCTGACGGAATagtgatgcaaaaaaaaaatctcaacaaaTACCCGATTGCTCTCAAATAACATCTCAACATGATGAAATAGCAAATGCCACAAGAATTTGCGAGGCGCATTTTACATCCTAGAAATAATGAGGAAGTTTTCATGATTCTGCAGACAGATTAGCTAACATCACGTATTCCTCCGATCATCAGCTAGCTTCAGCGAGTAAAATGTAGGAACTTCCAGTACAGTCAATCTTGTGTCATCAACTAGAAATTTGCTTTACAAATAGTGGCACCCTTAGGTGGCTTACCACCCCTCTCCCAACAAAAAGAATGGTATCAGTTTCTAATATCAGAGCAGAAACATAACCTAACTTTATCATAACGATTTATATATCTTAGAGATGCCTCAGAAGGAATAGTATCATTCTTCGATATAAACCACTATGTCTACTGATCACAAGTTATGAATCCGAGCGACTGTAAGACGAAGAATTAAATAAAAGTCACCAAAAAGAGTGGCTTGACAGCACCGGAATAGGATGATGAGCGATCTAAtttaagaaagagaaatctgaTCATCACAATCTACGTGTTAACCGAAGAGTCGCCATCTGTTATAATGAAAACTGTGGAAATCTTCCGATGAAAGTACGCTCAAAGTCATAAAACTATTTCATGAGTACAAATAAGTCCTCAAACATTTCAATCGATTATATATGTCCCACAACTTTTTAAAAAGGTTCAAACAAACAACTCTGGCAACTTTAATACTGTTGGAACATCACACATGGCATAGCTTGCAAATGTCCAACGTGATTTGCTGATGAGAGAAACCACTGAAAATCCTTGATTGTAAAATTCAAACAGATTTATCactaaattttaagactcatttGCAGTCAGTAAAATCTCAACGATGGTGTTTTCCGGTCAATAGAATAGTGCTTTTAAGAGATGAATTAGACCCTTGAAGCAAGATAGAAATTTATCAGGGATGATTGAGTATAGTGAATGGCTGGATGCCAAGGAAATAAGGAAAATCACAGAAACTGACCACAGAGAAGCACTTCTTCTGAACAGAGGATGAGACCACTTGGCACTACATTTATGTCAAATAGCAGATAGATGCTTCAGGTAACATATGAGGACCCGACTATGatgagaaattgaaaaattgaatattcGATGGAGATTTACAGTTGATAAAAAGCGGCCATTAAGCAAGGGCAAACGTCCTACAGAGATTTGACAAGAAGCATTAAGCTAGGGCGAAAGCCCTACAAAGTTGAGAACAGGACAGCAAGAAAGAAGAGACAAGGAGAAACTAGTAACATGTCTTAGTACTCTACGTTATGATAAACAGAAAAGATGATCCAATAACAATGTTCTCTTATTTACAGGAAGAAAATGACAAGCATccagtaaaggaaaaaaaaaatgaaaactggaTTGTCAAGCTCAAAGGAAGATCCATATTGGAAAATAAGACATGAGCAGAGAGTCATGAGACACAGAGGACGGAGAATACATAATGCTAATGCCACCATACTTCAGGATCGAGGTTTAACACGTCAAGAATGCCAGACAATAAAGCTAAAaccaatcaaatcttaaaaggCTAAAGAACTATGCAATCCCTGATTGCAAACACGTAACTCCAAAATATCTACTGAACATCTTGGGGGAGGTTGGAAAGacttcaaatttcaaacaaagTGCATACCAACATAGATGATTCATCTTCTACTGAAATCATACGCAAAAACCATCCCTACTATTCCAAAGAAACCACTACTCCTACATAGATGAGGGACGAGTGCAAAGAAATAGACGAGCccaaacagaaaacaaaacatcATAAGCCACTTAATAGATGCTGCCAACAAGAATGATATGCATTTAAGATGAACTTCTAAGAGAATGAGTACGGGCAGACGACTTAAAATGGAGGGAGATGCTCCATCCCACTAAAACAACTTGATTCAAGTGAATTTGCGGCAACCATCATCAGAAAAGCACGACAATTTGCCATCACTCATGCATACTACAAAAGGCAATAAGGTCAAGGACCACTTAGGAATTGTCAGGGTAGCATGTATGCTATACGAGTTCACAAAAAGAAACGAACTTTTGACGACTCTCATACTATGGTATTTACAAATACATTGGCACTCGCGGACTACAAACACGGGTGGATTCCCACCGTTCAGCACCAAACCACATGAAAAAATCAACCATAAGTACAAGAACAAAAAGTTTCAACTACCTGCTGATTATAAACTTCCCGAAGAATGCGCTGCCGGCAGGCATAAATGGGCAAGCCATCATCGAGCCTCTTACACTCTCTCAGAATCAACTGATGAATCCGACACCAATCGACATGGCCATTCTCAAACTTGAAGACCTGCAAAGTCTCCTCAACAGCATTTCCCTCAATGTGATCCCTTATGCACATCATTGCAGACTTAAATTCCATGAGTCTATTCTCAATCATCTCTCGCTCCGAGAAAAGCCCTTTCTGCTTGTCGTTCAGCTCGTTGAAAACCCTAAGACCCGTCCGCCTCTTCCTCATCAAAGCTTTCACTTTATCAATCTCACCAGTTACTTCGCTCAATTTCACCTCCCATTCTCTCACCACCTCTGCATCCATCAAAGCCCCGATTTTATCGAGAAACAAGGCCTTGAGCCTCTCTTCGAGCTCCTGTTTAGCAGCAGGCGGGGTCGTCGACGACGCAAGCTCCGGCGAGAACGGGTGCGCGCCGGAGATGCGGGACTCCCACAGATGCAGGGCTGCATCGCGCGCGTCGTCCCACTGCCCAAAATAGAGCGCGGCCACCACGTCGCTCGACGCATAGAAGGTCGAATTGGTGGGTTGGGGCCGGCAACTCGCGACCAGGGCGGGCAAGCTCGGCCTGGTGAGGCCGCTGCGGAGGGGGTGGCCGAGGCGGAGCTCGACGATGAAGCAGGGCGGCGGGGGACGGTTGACGGGGGGCGGGTTCCTGGGTCGGTAGTAGTGGTGGGGGAAGGAAGGGGGGCGGCGGGGCCCCCCGGCGGCAGAATTTGGAGGGAAAAGGTAGCGGCGGAAGGGCGTGGCCCCCAACGACGGGGGCCGGTGCCGGTCGTCGGAGACGATCGACGATTGGGTCATGGCATCGGATGAACGCGGCAAAAAGAGAAaacctagagagagaaagagagaggaaaggagAGAACTTGCTTCGCACTCTCTGTGGGCGGACTCCAAAGCTCGACTCTTGactgagagagacagagacagagaaacAGAGAGCGATGACGACGAAACGGTTCGGCCTCCTcttcgaaattttcaatttttatttgcgCTTATTAGGAGCAAAATTACCCAAAATAAAACTCTCTGCCGAatattgaattgaattgaaaaaaaaaaaggctgtaTATTCATctcatttattaagaaaaacaaatagagaaaaattaaagtatTTTAAGATATTGATATCAAAATAGACAAATATCGGATGCTCGCCGTGCAATTCCAAATGTTTTAACTAATGTACACGATATCGAGAGAGACGAAAACGATGAGAAATTGTGTAACAATTGAAAGATCGGGGCCAAACATGTACTCCTGCCCAAATTTACAGGTTTTGCATAATTTCTTCCTTCGTATTTTTCGCCGAAGGAAATTGAGCTCGGTTTGGAGATATATCTAAaggaaaattagagaaaaaaaaaaaagacggtaACGGCAGTACATATAGAAAATTAGGACAATgtggaaaaaattaattttcctccAATTTTTGTTACCCAATTCGATTtcctacccttttttttttcaatttctaacCGAGAAATAAAAATCCCAGTAAATTGGGCCACTGGGGTCATACTTTGTTGGTAAAGTCATGAAtttgggaagagaaaaaagtggCGAGCGTTTCTATAAAGActcaaaaaaatgtgaaaagggaaaagaagaagaatatgttCTAATCTTTAGTTagctaaaattattttctatcttTGGAATGTACAATTTTCCTCGAGTAATTGATTTGCATATCTCAATATATTCATGCAATCGGCgtaaaagaaaaacgaaagatATTTAATCAgtaggtttgttttttttttttaatctgtctGTCCTATATCTAACTCTTTTCGCTCGGACTTTTGTTCTGTCTCTTGCCGAGAGCGGGAGCCGAAACCCACGCCTATAATACTAGCGCTCCCTAATCTCTTTACCAGCAGAGTCGCTCGCCTAATTGGCTTCTGTTAGTAGTTTAATAAAGTGGATTAAATGTACATATTCTTAATTACGGCAACTTACCTACCTTTTTAATTGTTGCCTATTTcgaccgacaaaaaaaaaaaattttgtgttgCCTATTGGCCTTCCTTCCCTTCCCCAGGAAGCCatctagaacaaaaaagaatatatgTATCCAAATTAAAGCAAGGCTTAGTGGGTAGGAaagttaccttttttttttcttttttttccttttgacttcCCTTCAAATGATTTTgttctttgctttgctttttcgTGTGCAACTTTAGAGGTAAAATAGCTTGCATTCCCCACTATGCctccaaaaaattaaattaaattaaattctCACTATTATTGGGTAATAAATTCCCCGCCAATAGTCAcctgaaatttcctttttatgcCACTTTCATAGAATGGATTTACTATATGTACATGCACGAGCCCCAAATAGTCGAATTAACGACGTAATCACGATGACTCCTGCGAAGATTTTGCATTGCGGGgaattttatcattttatttccgCCTGACATGGAACGGTGGTTAACAATTATGTAGAAAAAGAAATGCTAGCGCGAGTGTCGATTTTTCTGGCCAATTATACATGTCAAAAGATTGCGATAATATATCAATCATTCGAATGTCTTGTTCAGTCCGATAAAGTAAAAGAGGATACGGGGACCTAAGAAAGATTCGATCAAGCACGGCTTTTGTATGACTACTACAAAAAAGAGGTGGTGATGACACATCTAGACTAAAGATGCCATCCGTGTCCGCTTTTGTTTTCCTGGAGTCAGCAACTTCGAGAGAAGGAAGGGCATGTGACTTACCGTGACTTAGAATAGTAAGAGGAGGCTTCAGAGGCTAAAATGTGGCAAGGAAACCAACGGCTGAATGCCAcgattcttgtttttttttttttccaacgtCCGATGTGCACATCTTTACCCATTGATGTCGGGATTTGCGCAATTCATCGCGGTGTCCGAAAGAACGAACGAGCGATATCTAGTTTTTTGGAAAATCCACTTGTGTCGTCGTGCTTGAGACCGGATCGCCTGCACCGAGCAAACTCCAGGCTCCGATCCATCGTCCGAAAACTGAAGATGAAGTATAGCGAGCTAGCATTTAGCGTGGCTAATGCTGGAATTTTGTTTTGAGTTCATTCTCACGTGTCCTCCTTTAGTTTCAAAGGCCATCACGAAATGCCACCCTTTTCCGTTTTTCATTAAAAACCCCTTTTGATAAATTAACACATAATTGGACCCGACGTGATCGTTCCTTGGCTTTATATGGTTCGATCCGTCCTCCATGCATCGGAAAGCTCGTGATCTGAACTTCTTGAAAATGCCATTTATGGAGAAATTCGCAAGTTCTCCAAGAACTTCGAGGTCATATGGTCGCATTCGTTTAGAAAAATACAATTCCTTGTGGTTTTCCACGGCCAGATTTGTGAAAACTGACTAATGTTGGAAAGCTTTTGATAAATACGATCCAAGTCCACCCTCTAACCAAATCTTCACGAAGCTTGATCCGAGGTCAAAACCGGGTCAAACTTTTAAAAACATTTGGTTAGGTATAATTTACATGATAAATTCTATAACAAATTGCTTACGGTTCCAAACAAATATCCACAGGGGATCATTTTCAGAGACATTGATTACCCCTAGCATAGTCATCTCCAAGGgacaagagaaaacaaaaatgctGTGTTTAGCCAAAATGTTGGGAAATCCATAATGCTGTGAACAAgcacaaaaaattgaaaggcgGGGTCGCGTTCTTAAAACTGCTCATGTCTCGGAAGAGTTATCTGCAGTGGAATCGCTATCTTCGTGGCCATAGACATGACCCATCTTCGCACGCTTTGTCTCCAGATATCTTCTGTTCTCCATGGTGAGAGGCGTCAATAACGGCACCCGACCAACTATGGCCAAACCATAGCCTTTGAGACCTACATACTTGGCAGGATTGTTTGTCATCAACCTCATCGTGTGTACACCTATATCCCGTAAAATCTGCAGTGATTTGGTCAGGGATTTGGTCACCGGTCAACAACTCATACATCGCAAtgaaagaggggaaaagaaacGGGTGCAAAAAGAAATAGACCGAACTAGAGAAAAGGGATATGCAGTTTTAACAAAGCATACGGGACAGCAGAGACTGCTTTTGCAACAAAGAGAGACCTTTCAAGCACATCAGCCGGTGTTATCTGTAGTTTTATTGTACTTTAAAGCATTAAGACAAAATTAGAAGTCTGGTGCGAGTTCAAAATCAAGAAGCTTGTACCTCTTCCATAAACAAGTTTGAACGTCGACCTCACCTGATCTGGCGAAGCCGACATGGCTAGAGCCAACGTGTGATTCGCGTGTGCACTTATGATACATTGCAGGGGATGGGATTAAGTACACTGAACAGAGA contains:
- the LOC115738937 gene encoding ATP-dependent RNA helicase DEAH12, chloroplastic — its product is MTQSSIVSDDRHRPPSLGATPFRRYLFPPNSAAGGPRRPPSFPHHYYRPRNPPPVNRPPPPCFIVELRLGHPLRSGLTRPSLPALVASCRPQPTNSTFYASSDVVAALYFGQWDDARDAALHLWESRISGAHPFSPELASSTTPPAAKQELEERLKALFLDKIGALMDAEVVREWEVKLSEVTGEIDKVKALMRKRRTGLRVFNELNDKQKGLFSEREMIENRLMEFKSAMMCIRDHIEGNAVEETLQVFKFENGHVDWCRIHQLILRECKRLDDGLPIYACRQRILREVYNQQVMVLMGETGSGKSTQLIQFLADSGVGGCGSIVCTQPRKIAAISLAERVRDESVGCYAGNPVVCDLTFSSSQLLKSKVIYMTDHCLLQHYMCDESLSGISCIIIDEAHERSLSTDLLLAVIKGLLCRRPNVRLIIMSATADADQLSEYFYGCAIFRVLGRNFPVDIRYVPPSSAMDNSTGVVASYVADVLRMASEIHGREQEGTILAFLTSQMEVEWACENFEASSAVVLPLHGKLTCEEQFRVFQDYPGKRKVIFSTNLAETSLTIPGVKYVIDSGWVKESKFEPGTGMNVLKVCRISQSSASQRAGRAGRTEPGRCYRLYAESDFVSMPLSQEPEILRVHLGIAVLRILALGIYDLQEFDFVDTPSDKAIDMAIRNLLQLGAVTVIDHTYELTDVGRYLVKVGAEPRLGKLIYSCFRHDLGREGVVLAAVMANASSIFCRVGSDTDKLKSDCLKLQFCHRDGDLFTLLSVYKEWESVPREKRNPWCWENSINAKSMRRCQETVKEFEDCLRRELNITVPSLWHWDPYKPNKLDCLLKKIMLSCLAENVAMYSGCDKLGYEVALTGQHIQLHPSCSLLSFGQKPRWVVFGEIISLSIPYLVCVTAFDFDFLSTLCPPPLFDFDKIETRKLQSRVITGYGSILLRRFCGKSNCSLQFLISHVREVCMDERVTVQVNADQNEVSVFASSQDMKKVFTLVSNSLECEKKWLLNECVEKCLYHGPGISAPMALFGAGAEIRHLELDKNFLTVDVCHPNVDSIDDKELRVFLEKHAQGSICGVHKFTGSLPDGDDKDRWGRITFATPEAAKRAAQMKEVEFGDAMLKLHPSRSFLGSDNKFYSFPAVKAKVYWPRRESRGVGIVKCDFRDVPTLVFQFSNLAIGGQYTHCDVNQNCKGSVMIRGLAKELSEAEILFELRRATNRRILDFFLLRGKFAENPPINACEEALLREITPFMPKNNPRASHFSVQVLPPDPKDTFMRALITFDGRLHLEAAKALEQMEGKVLPGFLPWQKIRCQQLFQTSLSCPAPVYYVIKEHLEDLLASFKEIEGAECHSDRTSNGCFRVRISANATRTVAEMRRPVEELMRGKTVDHPSLSPAVAQILLSRDGLPLLKSLQRETGTWILFDRQILKPRVFGSSEKIAVAEEKLITALVNLHESKQLEIQLRGRDLPPDLMKEVVKKFGPNLDGLKEKVPGAEICLNARRHIILMKGNKDMKEKAEEVIFDLAKSIGASSETPDDALVAAEDCCPICFCEVEDGYRLEGCSHRFCRACLVEQCESAIRNLDSFPVCCAHEVCGAPLLITDLRSLLSAEKLDELFRASLGAFVASSGGLYRFCPSPDCPSVYRVTGPGILPELFLCGACYAETCTRCHLEYHPYVSCERYREYKEDPDLSLKQWCSGKEHVKECPYCGYTIEKVDGCNHIECKCGRHLCWVCLKIFKTSEDCYDHLRAIHMTTFDFI